From one Paenibacillus terrae HPL-003 genomic stretch:
- a CDS encoding D-isomer specific 2-hydroxyacid dehydrogenase family protein, whose product MKKIVAYAARPDEMNAFKRLQSELDLEITYVNQILDVESVKQSEGFEAVTILGSNTADREVLKALHDHGVKYLALRSSGYNNVDMAAAKEYGIRFSNAVYAPNSVADYTTMLILMSIRKMKQIMIRNTAQDYTVAGNQGKVIKDLKIGIVGTGRIGATVARNLSGFGSEILGYDVYENHDLLDILSYASLEELFETCDVITLHAPLLDTNYHMIDDAAISKMKDGVVIVNCSRGELIDTNALIRHIESGKVGAAGLDVIEGELSIFHQDHRQNILSNHQFSILQQFPNVIVTPHTAFYTDQAVNSMVEVALRSLISFMDEDKSDWEIK is encoded by the coding sequence ATGAAAAAAATAGTAGCTTATGCTGCACGGCCCGATGAAATGAACGCCTTTAAAAGACTCCAAAGTGAATTAGATTTGGAAATTACGTATGTAAACCAAATTTTGGATGTTGAGAGTGTTAAACAGTCAGAAGGGTTTGAAGCTGTAACGATATTGGGCAGTAATACGGCTGATCGGGAAGTATTAAAAGCATTACATGATCATGGTGTAAAGTATCTTGCACTTCGTAGTTCCGGCTATAACAATGTGGATATGGCAGCGGCAAAGGAATATGGTATACGTTTCTCTAACGCGGTGTATGCTCCGAATAGCGTGGCCGATTATACAACGATGCTCATATTGATGAGTATTCGAAAAATGAAACAAATTATGATTCGCAATACCGCTCAAGACTACACCGTGGCAGGAAATCAAGGGAAAGTCATCAAGGATCTTAAAATCGGTATTGTGGGAACTGGAAGAATCGGAGCCACTGTAGCAAGAAATTTATCCGGCTTTGGCAGTGAAATCCTTGGCTACGATGTGTATGAGAATCATGACCTTCTGGATATTCTGAGCTATGCTTCGCTGGAAGAGCTGTTTGAAACATGTGATGTCATTACCCTACATGCCCCGCTGTTGGATACGAACTATCACATGATCGATGATGCTGCAATTTCCAAGATGAAGGATGGGGTTGTTATCGTAAATTGCAGTCGGGGTGAATTAATCGACACGAATGCATTAATTAGACATATTGAAAGTGGTAAAGTAGGGGCTGCGGGTCTCGATGTGATTGAAGGAGAGCTAAGTATTTTTCATCAGGATCACCGCCAAAATATATTATCCAATCATCAGTTTTCTATTTTGCAACAATTCCCGAATGTGATTGTGACTCCTCATACAGCCTTTTATACAGACCAAGCTGTTAACAGTATGGTTGAGGTAGCGCTTCGTTCACTGATATCCTTTATGGATGAAGACAAAAGCGATTGGGAAATAAAATAG
- a CDS encoding LacI family DNA-binding transcriptional regulator, translated as MATIKDVANLANVSMTTVSIVINGKAKERKIPQRTYNKVMEAMNALNYHPNLSARRLRSTATPKPIIALYWPLDYRTNMLASFLHGIQSELNEMNYSCELVIRTYQNNEIAKDTNEIIKNTYDGVIIGATSLSDLEYLESLNPRIPLVLINRESQKYSTVSVNHDDVANKGAQLLSKKGYQQVSIVIANNPYVGASLRTKAFLNACAQNGITIEKEHIIEIPNSTEGGILAAKRYCEMDHPPKALFCESDSIALSMIYQFNKMGVKIPEDIELLSIGLTGPESTMYSTPPITIINMPSEKIAATAISIIIDSLNQDNTDDKLSPTHKTIEPEIYIRDSFML; from the coding sequence ATGGCAACTATAAAAGATGTCGCGAACCTGGCCAATGTGTCAATGACCACCGTTTCTATTGTTATAAATGGGAAGGCCAAAGAGCGGAAAATACCGCAAAGAACCTATAATAAAGTGATGGAAGCTATGAATGCCTTGAATTATCACCCCAATTTAAGCGCAAGAAGACTACGCTCGACGGCTACCCCAAAACCAATCATCGCCTTGTATTGGCCATTAGATTACCGGACTAATATGCTAGCATCTTTTTTACATGGTATTCAGTCTGAGCTGAATGAAATGAATTATTCGTGTGAGCTGGTTATTCGCACTTATCAAAATAATGAGATTGCCAAAGACACTAACGAAATTATCAAAAACACGTATGATGGCGTTATTATTGGCGCAACCTCCCTCTCTGATTTGGAATACCTGGAATCACTGAATCCACGAATTCCACTCGTCTTGATTAATCGTGAATCCCAAAAGTATTCTACCGTTTCAGTAAATCATGACGATGTCGCCAATAAAGGCGCGCAATTATTATCTAAAAAGGGCTATCAGCAGGTAAGTATCGTCATTGCCAACAACCCGTATGTAGGTGCCAGTCTAAGAACCAAGGCTTTTCTCAATGCATGTGCTCAAAACGGGATCACCATCGAAAAAGAGCATATCATCGAAATCCCAAATTCGACGGAGGGTGGCATTCTCGCTGCCAAGCGCTATTGTGAAATGGATCATCCGCCAAAAGCCCTCTTTTGCGAATCGGATTCCATTGCTCTTAGTATGATTTATCAATTTAATAAAATGGGTGTTAAAATTCCCGAGGACATTGAACTGCTCTCTATTGGATTAACTGGGCCCGAATCTACCATGTATTCGACTCCTCCCATTACCATCATCAATATGCCTTCCGAAAAGATTGCAGCTACAGCCATCTCTATTATTATCGATTCTTTAAATCAAGATAATACAGACGATAAGCTGTCCCCCACACATAAAACAATTGAGCCTGAGATATACATTAGGGATTCGTTTATGCTATAA
- the leuB gene encoding 3-isopropylmalate dehydrogenase codes for MNYKIAVVAGDGIGQEIITETMRVMNQVGKVFGHQFQFEECCAATAAVEKFGDPLPEESLRQCKESDAVLLGNIWLDTYLDLPKEKRPNYALIALRKNLALKTNIRPAFILPSVAEFCPLKESVIADGMDILMLRDLAGGMIMSEKYRGMNQDGREAFDKEYYNEEMIKVSARNAFEFARQRRKKVTSLDKAVILESSKLWREIVTEVAAEYPDVQLEHMYVDDAAKKIIENPGNFDVIVTTNVFGDIISDEITALVGATSLLPAASLNSNGKGIFETNQLHNHNREMVGKNTANPIGSILSGAMMLSYSFQLEQEGKIIEKAVADVLAAGYATPDIYSPGKTLVGTKELGTKIADHIGQLKKEFV; via the coding sequence GTGAATTACAAGATAGCTGTTGTTGCCGGAGATGGAATAGGGCAGGAGATTATCACGGAGACCATGCGTGTGATGAATCAAGTTGGAAAGGTATTTGGGCATCAATTTCAATTTGAGGAATGTTGTGCCGCGACAGCTGCTGTTGAAAAGTTTGGAGATCCACTGCCTGAAGAGAGCTTGCGTCAATGCAAAGAAAGTGATGCGGTTCTATTGGGAAATATTTGGCTTGATACGTACTTAGACTTACCTAAAGAAAAAAGACCTAACTATGCATTGATAGCTTTACGAAAAAATCTGGCGTTAAAAACAAATATTCGCCCTGCATTTATACTTCCTTCGGTAGCTGAGTTTTGCCCGCTTAAGGAGAGCGTAATTGCAGATGGAATGGATATTTTAATGCTGCGTGATCTTGCAGGTGGCATGATTATGTCAGAAAAATACAGGGGCATGAATCAAGACGGAAGAGAAGCATTTGATAAAGAATACTACAACGAAGAAATGATTAAAGTGTCTGCTCGCAATGCGTTTGAGTTTGCCCGTCAAAGACGAAAGAAAGTGACGAGTCTTGACAAAGCCGTTATCTTGGAGAGTTCCAAGCTGTGGAGAGAGATCGTAACGGAAGTTGCCGCAGAATATCCAGATGTGCAATTGGAACATATGTATGTGGATGATGCTGCCAAGAAGATTATCGAAAATCCAGGTAACTTTGATGTCATCGTAACGACGAATGTGTTTGGCGATATTATTTCAGACGAGATTACAGCCCTTGTAGGAGCTACGAGCCTGCTACCTGCCGCAAGTCTTAACAGTAATGGCAAAGGGATCTTTGAAACGAATCAGCTTCATAATCACAATCGTGAGATGGTTGGTAAAAATACGGCCAATCCGATTGGCTCCATTCTTTCGGGGGCCATGATGCTAAGCTATTCGTTCCAGCTTGAACAAGAAGGGAAAATCATAGAAAAAGCTGTGGCCGATGTTCTTGCAGCAGGCTATGCAACACCAGATATTTATTCGCCTGGCAAAACCTTGGTGGGAACCAAAGAGCTAGGCACTAAAATTGCTGACCACATAGGACAGCTAAAAAAGGAGTTTGTTTAG
- a CDS encoding aconitase family protein has protein sequence MTMIEHVLSASVGNGVTIKPDYIVLNDSLDLELVNALSEIKTLANKDQLIVILNYDIPAGSFTSAEIQKKLIHFAREHDIEFVQAEGIGYHILLNKYVKEGNVVVSTGMHNSIFGSKGALGLHVESEQIIDVCVKGELTLTVPETVYVELKGSLSPDSTMKDFMLTFLDEGTKGKYAGKVIEFVGEGVQSLCAKQKTDLCLLAARSGAVSAFVQINSQGIHTTDVYDLSTVKPVVALPGSIHQTQSVKALKDTPVAACFIGGCTGGSIEDLRQAAEILKDKKVATYTRLTISPETNEVYLKAMEEGLLETFIDSGAQIINPGCASCLTTSKGVVGSGENMLSASCWNFAGCNGTKDSNVFLASSATVAAAALTGYVCETTK, from the coding sequence ATGACAATGATTGAACATGTATTGTCAGCATCGGTAGGAAATGGAGTGACGATTAAGCCCGACTATATTGTTTTGAACGATAGTTTGGATCTTGAACTTGTGAATGCATTGAGTGAAATCAAAACATTAGCCAACAAAGACCAGCTCATTGTTATTCTGAATTACGATATTCCAGCAGGTAGCTTTACTTCGGCTGAGATTCAAAAGAAGCTTATACATTTTGCACGGGAACATGATATTGAATTTGTACAGGCTGAAGGAATTGGTTACCACATCCTGCTTAACAAGTACGTCAAAGAAGGAAATGTAGTTGTTTCAACTGGTATGCATAACAGTATTTTTGGTTCAAAAGGCGCTTTGGGCCTGCATGTTGAGTCTGAACAAATCATTGATGTTTGCGTTAAGGGTGAACTGACTCTGACCGTTCCAGAGACGGTCTATGTCGAGCTCAAGGGTTCACTTTCCCCGGACTCTACCATGAAAGACTTTATGCTGACGTTTCTGGACGAAGGCACCAAGGGAAAATATGCTGGGAAAGTGATTGAATTTGTTGGTGAAGGTGTTCAATCCTTATGCGCCAAGCAAAAAACCGACCTTTGCTTGCTGGCAGCAAGATCAGGTGCAGTCAGCGCATTTGTTCAGATTAATTCGCAAGGTATTCATACAACGGATGTGTATGATTTAAGCACAGTTAAACCTGTTGTAGCCTTGCCAGGCTCCATTCATCAAACCCAATCCGTTAAAGCGCTCAAGGATACACCTGTTGCGGCATGCTTTATCGGGGGATGTACGGGCGGAAGTATTGAGGACCTGAGACAAGCTGCTGAAATTCTAAAAGACAAAAAGGTAGCTACCTATACACGCCTCACCATTAGCCCGGAGACTAACGAAGTTTACTTAAAGGCAATGGAAGAAGGACTCTTGGAAACGTTTATTGATAGTGGTGCGCAGATTATTAATCCTGGGTGTGCAAGTTGTTTGACCACATCGAAGGGTGTTGTGGGTAGTGGAGAAAATATGCTGTCGGCCAGTTGCTGGAACTTCGCCGGATGTAATGGAACCAAGGATTCTAACGTCTTTTTGGCATCGTCCGCCACGGTTGCCGCTGCGGCTCTAACAGGATATGTATGCGAAACGACTAAATAA
- a CDS encoding 3-isopropylmalate dehydratase small subunit — MEKKFSGKVWKLPDDVDTDTIIAGRHGVILDKKEMGSHCLETLRPEFASEVKPGDILVAGKNFGCGSSREMAAEAINVHGVECIVAKSFARIFFRNAINNGMLLIESEEIPESCEEGDILTVEVNQKVTVNGKGFEISKLPDNLFAIIQDGGLVKNTIKRIQNSK, encoded by the coding sequence ATGGAAAAGAAATTTAGCGGGAAAGTGTGGAAGCTACCGGACGATGTAGATACAGATACGATTATCGCGGGTCGCCATGGTGTTATTTTGGATAAAAAAGAAATGGGTTCACACTGTTTGGAGACACTCCGTCCGGAATTTGCATCAGAGGTTAAGCCGGGTGATATTTTGGTTGCTGGGAAAAATTTTGGCTGTGGTTCTTCCAGAGAAATGGCGGCTGAGGCCATCAATGTACATGGTGTGGAGTGTATTGTCGCAAAATCATTTGCGAGAATTTTCTTTAGAAATGCCATTAATAACGGCATGTTGTTGATTGAAAGCGAAGAAATTCCTGAAAGCTGTGAGGAAGGCGATATCCTGACGGTCGAAGTTAACCAAAAGGTAACCGTCAATGGCAAAGGGTTTGAAATTTCAAAATTGCCTGATAATTTGTTCGCTATTATTCAGGATGGCGGTCTGGTCAAAAATACAATCAAAAGAATCCAAAACAGCAAGTAG
- a CDS encoding 3-isopropylmalate dehydratase large subunit yields the protein MGSTLAEKLLIHNTGEKNIKPGDIVIAYPDRYMIHDIYTSFLKRALKDMGVTKALHPEKAVIVLDHLMPTNQAATDPEHFRDGIELSEKLNIQNLHKGEGISHSLMHELRYAKPGNVVVATDSHTTTYGGAACFCTGIGHTEMAAALATGEIWLKVPSAIKIVIDGEFKNGVSAKDIILRILGDIKSDGGQYKSLEFTGSAVKSMSMNQRFTIANMSLEAGAKCGLFEVDEKTADYYDMDYHEISWLKIDEDAQYEKVLHYNVSELEPQLSCPQGVDNVHGISAVEGTKLNEVYIGSCTNGSIEDMAVAAEILKGKKIAKYLKLVIIPATNHVFKESMRLGYIKTFIDAGGMVSHPCCGLCCGQPYGLLSDGEVVLGTNNRNFIGRMGTKKSLIYLSSPAVAATSALAGVITNPVTQ from the coding sequence ATGGGATCCACATTAGCCGAAAAACTATTGATACACAATACGGGCGAAAAGAATATCAAGCCAGGCGATATTGTTATAGCCTACCCGGATCGATATATGATTCATGATATTTATACATCATTCCTAAAACGAGCCTTAAAGGATATGGGGGTTACGAAGGCTTTACATCCGGAAAAGGCAGTCATTGTGCTGGATCACTTGATGCCAACCAATCAGGCTGCTACAGATCCAGAGCACTTTAGAGACGGGATCGAGCTTTCTGAAAAGCTGAATATCCAAAACCTTCATAAAGGGGAAGGGATCAGTCACTCTCTGATGCATGAGCTTCGCTATGCCAAACCTGGTAATGTCGTAGTTGCCACAGATAGTCACACGACTACTTATGGTGGAGCTGCTTGCTTTTGCACGGGTATTGGTCACACCGAAATGGCGGCGGCACTTGCAACAGGTGAAATCTGGCTTAAGGTTCCATCCGCTATAAAAATTGTTATTGATGGTGAGTTCAAAAATGGCGTCAGCGCCAAAGATATTATCTTGAGAATCCTCGGGGATATCAAATCAGACGGGGGTCAGTATAAATCTCTCGAATTTACCGGATCAGCCGTAAAAAGTATGAGTATGAACCAACGCTTCACAATCGCCAATATGTCTTTGGAAGCAGGCGCTAAATGCGGATTGTTTGAAGTGGATGAAAAAACGGCTGACTACTATGATATGGATTATCATGAAATTTCATGGCTTAAAATCGATGAAGATGCTCAGTATGAAAAAGTGCTTCATTATAATGTAAGCGAACTTGAGCCACAGCTATCCTGTCCGCAGGGTGTGGATAATGTCCATGGCATCTCAGCAGTAGAAGGTACCAAGCTGAATGAGGTTTACATCGGCTCCTGTACGAATGGCAGCATTGAGGATATGGCCGTCGCCGCAGAGATTTTGAAGGGGAAGAAGATTGCTAAATATCTGAAGCTCGTGATTATTCCAGCTACCAACCATGTGTTTAAAGAGTCTATGCGCTTAGGGTATATTAAAACCTTTATTGATGCGGGGGGAATGGTGTCCCATCCATGCTGTGGCTTGTGTTGTGGACAACCCTATGGATTGCTAAGCGATGGTGAAGTCGTACTGGGAACGAATAATCGTAACTTTATTGGTAGAATGGGAACCAAAAAATCATTGATTTATCTTTCATCACCAGCCGTTGCTGCAACCTCTGCATTGGCAGGTGTCATTACGAATCCAGTCACTCAATAG
- a CDS encoding 2-hydroxycarboxylate transporter family protein — MNKQIKIAGFPLKYFIPFAAIVLVATYTGLITNDFVGTFAFLLVMGGIFTWVGSIIPIFNTWFGGPILLPLFAGSALVYFHLVPANLQTSIKGLMGSGQGFPNLFIAAILIGSILCMNRKTLLTVTIRLLPCIIATHIFAFVFLYLGSVITGTSLLDGIFMVGLPNFAGGSSGAIATVPAMYSSFFGQDAGTYSGPFLVYINVANVIAVVFAGLLNKLGNAKPSLTGNGNLLMNDDANLGEKEEKRPASSDDYKKLGMGLLISVVFMVAGSILNGIVPQLNQIAWAAILVIIIKATGFLDNEVCDASNYWSGFMIKNFLPFLITGIGIASLDLSKCGEYFTISNLVIIFMGVLGSLIGSVIVGRLFKLYPIDSGIGVGLNVCNLGGTGAIAVLSTSNRMEMMPFASIANRVGGAIMLIEISLLLPLFLK, encoded by the coding sequence ATGAACAAACAAATTAAAATAGCCGGATTTCCACTAAAATACTTTATTCCATTTGCTGCGATCGTATTAGTGGCCACCTATACAGGGCTTATCACCAACGACTTTGTGGGGACGTTTGCCTTCTTGCTCGTCATGGGGGGGATTTTTACATGGGTAGGCTCTATCATTCCTATCTTTAATACCTGGTTTGGAGGTCCCATACTGCTACCGTTGTTTGCCGGATCAGCGTTAGTATATTTTCACCTGGTACCAGCTAATCTACAGACAAGTATTAAAGGCTTGATGGGTTCGGGACAGGGATTTCCGAATCTCTTTATTGCGGCCATTCTTATTGGCTCGATCTTGTGTATGAACCGCAAGACATTGTTAACCGTAACCATTAGGCTGTTACCTTGTATTATTGCTACACATATTTTTGCCTTCGTGTTCCTCTACTTGGGATCAGTTATTACAGGAACCTCACTATTAGATGGTATATTCATGGTAGGTCTTCCTAACTTTGCAGGTGGATCATCCGGAGCAATTGCAACCGTACCTGCAATGTATAGTTCCTTTTTTGGTCAAGATGCTGGAACCTATTCGGGTCCTTTTCTAGTCTATATTAATGTTGCCAATGTCATTGCCGTTGTATTTGCCGGCCTGCTGAATAAGCTGGGGAATGCCAAGCCATCGTTAACCGGTAATGGCAACCTGCTGATGAATGACGACGCCAATTTGGGTGAAAAAGAAGAGAAACGTCCCGCTTCCTCTGACGATTATAAAAAATTGGGTATGGGTTTGCTGATCTCGGTTGTATTTATGGTAGCCGGCAGTATTCTGAACGGTATTGTTCCTCAGCTTAATCAAATCGCATGGGCAGCTATCCTGGTCATTATTATCAAAGCGACTGGATTTTTGGATAACGAAGTATGTGATGCCAGTAACTATTGGAGCGGTTTCATGATCAAGAATTTCTTGCCGTTTTTGATTACAGGGATCGGTATTGCCTCGCTTGATCTATCCAAGTGCGGAGAATACTTTACGATTTCCAATCTAGTGATCATTTTTATGGGTGTTTTAGGCTCACTGATCGGATCCGTTATTGTGGGAAGATTGTTCAAGCTTTATCCGATTGATAGCGGTATCGGAGTTGGCTTAAATGTATGTAACCTTGGAGGTACAGGTGCGATAGCTGTCCTTTCCACTTCCAACAGAATGGAAATGATGCCCTTTGCATCCATTGCCAATCGTGTCGGTGGAGCCATCATGCTTATTGAAATAAGTCTCTTGCTGCCACTGTTTCTAAAATAA